From the Lepidochelys kempii isolate rLepKem1 chromosome 2, rLepKem1.hap2, whole genome shotgun sequence genome, one window contains:
- the LOC140906141 gene encoding uncharacterized protein has product MQSSSAQVTMMESQNRKRAPAWTEREVRDLIAVWGEESVLSELRSSFQNAKTFVKISQGMKDRGHNRDPKQCRVKLKELRQAYQKTREANSRSGSEPQTCRFYDELHAILGGSATTTPAVLFDSFNGDGDNTEAGFGDEEGDEEEEVVDSSQQASGETGFPDSQELFLTLDLEPVPPEPTQGCLLDPAGGEGTSAACVSMITGSSPSQRLVKLRKKKKRTRDEMFSELMLSSHTDRTQTNAWRCLTKLSTKVNFNQA; this is encoded by the exons atgcagagctcatcagcacaggtgaccatgatggagtcccagaatcgcaaaagagctccagcatggaccgaacgggaggtacgggatctgatcgctgtttggggagaggaatccgtgctatcagaactccgttccagttttcaaaatgccaaaacctttgtgaaaatctcccagggcatgaaggacagaggccataacagggacccgaagcagtgccgcgtgaaactgaaggagctgaggcaagcctaccagaaaaccagagaggcgaacagccgctctgggtcagagccccaaacatgccgcttctatgatgagctgcatgccattttagggggttcagccaccactaccccagccgtgttgtttgactccttcaatggagatggagacaatacggaagcaggttttggggacgaagaaggtgatgaggaggaggaggttgtagatagctcacagcaagcaagcggagaaaccggttttcccgacagccaggaactgtttctcaccctagacctggagccagtaccccccgaacccacccaaggctgcctcctggacccagcaggcggagaagggacctctg ctgcatgtgtttcaatgatcacaggatcttctccttcccagaggctagtgaagcttagaaagaaaaaaaaacgcactcgcgatgaaatgttctccgagctcatgctgtcctcccacactgacagaacacagacgaatgcatggag GTGTTTGACTAAACTGAGTACTAAAGTGAACTTTAATCAAGCTtga